The nucleotide sequence AATCACGTGTTCGTGCAGGTGAAATGCTCGCAAAGAAAGAAACTTTAGTGATAGATGATGACACAATTGTAGTTTCGGTCCCCGACACGGCCAAGGCATCTGGTGATGCCATGGGCTTTGAGCTCGGAGCCAAAGTAGTTGAAGGTTTATTTCGTAATCGCTATGTCGGTCGTTCTTTTATTAAGTCCGGCGATAGTCGTAACAAAGTTGTTCAGCAAAAGTTCACTCCTTTACCTTCTGTGCTAAAAGGAAAGAAAGTGATTTTAGTAGAAGATTCACTCGTTCGAGGAACAACTTTAAAACATATTATTAAAGATATGAAAGAACGTGGTCAAGTTGCCGAAATTCATTTACGTATTGCTTGTCCTCCGATCTTATCTCCTTGTTTCTATGGTATTGATATGTCGACACTCAAAGAATTGTTTGCGCGTCAGTATACAGATGTTGATGCAACTGAGTCTGATTTATCTGAAGAAGTTCGTACTAAGATGGCAAATGACTTAGGTGCAGATTCATTGACTTATTTATCGCATACTGATATGGCAGAAGTTATTGATCTACCTTATGAAGATCTTTGTATTGCTTGTGTGAATAGTGATTACCCAACAGCTCAGGGTAAGAAGCTTATCGTAAAAGCTCGTGAAAATGCCGTTAAAGGCATAGAAGGACGCTCTTACTAAGAAAAAACATCTACCTATACATTTTAAAAAAAAGGACCTCTTTCGAGGTCCTTTTTTTGTTTGAGCGTATTTGACTTAGCAAAAACATTTCAAAAACTTTGTTGTTTTATGATAAAATTATCAGTTTAGATGTAGCGCAAGGCTATTTATCTTGTTTCCCATCATGATGAGAAGAGAAATTATTGTTTTAGATGATTTTAAAACTGGGTTACTATTTGTAATTTCTAAATAATCATATGATGGGAAGTTGTTTTATGTTTTATGTTAAATCAAGGTATAAATATACATGGTTTTTTATTGCGAGTTAGAAATAAATGTTCTATAACATTTGTTTATGAAGGGAAATGTCGTTTATTTAGTATGTAAAGTAAAGTAAATTAAAGAGTTATAAAAATTTGAAAAAAATAATCACATCATTAATGCTAATTATCGTTATGTTTGCGCCTGTAGATACACAAGCGCAAGGTAATAGCAATGTGGAGAGAAAAAGTAAAATCACTGTGAATCCAGATGGGTCCAAGACGATTATTATTTATAGTGTTAATGAAAGGGGCGAAGAGATTAAAACTGTTACCATTATAAAAGTAACAGAGTTTTTGGATGGCTCAAAGTTCATAAGTAAATCGGTTAAAATTTTCACTTTAGTCAAAACAGGTGAAATTTTAAGTAAATCATTTATAGAAAATTCTATCATACGTCCAAGAGTTAGTCGGTATAGACAGCTAAAAAAAACCGATGGTATCTATGTAAAAACAGATAATGGTTTAATAAATATAACTGATGGAGGAGGAGGTCCAGCAAGTCCCGACGGTCGTTAATAATTATATGTTGCCAAGCGGATCCAAACTCTACATACTAAGCGTAGCTTAAAAGACTCCAGTACTTATTACTTTTGAGTCGGGGCAGTGTTGCTAATAACCTTGGCCTTGGTGGCTCTTAGTATTCTTATTTTACAAAACGTATCCATACATACCAAATACTAAAAGTAAATAGGCAGATAATGCTTAATATGCTCCAGGTCTTCATGAGTTTTGAGGGTTTATTTTCAGCGTCAATAGTTTTACCATTGATAACTAGGTAGTTAATCAAAGCTAAAATAGGCGCAGAAACAAATGCTACCACGGTCGCTAAGGTGACGAGTTGCCCCATGTTTTTCATAAAAAAGAGAAAGATAATAATGGTTCCGGCGACTGTAATTGACAAAAAGAGGCGATAAATATTTTTAGAGTCAACTTTTCTTTCCGAGCCTTCTTTTTCATTTTTTAAGATTAAGACTGATTCATCTAGAGTACGGGGATAAGCGTCTAGGCAAGTTAAAGTCGTACTAATCATTGTGGCTAAAGCCGCAACACCAATGACGGGATAAGCCCAGCTGCCAAGTGAATCAGTGTATAGCTCGATAAGTTGACCTGCAAAGACGGTGCCTTTGGGTGAAGGTGTTTCACCGCTGCCATACATGACTAGGGCTCCTAGAGCCAAAAAGCACATGGCTAAACAAGCCGTGCCAATAAAGCCGATTTTGAAATCAAACATAGCTTGTTTTACATTAGCTTTTTTGCCTGAGCTTCTATCGGCTTCTTCGGCCCAGACAGAGTGCCATACGGTGATATCCATAGGTGCGGGCATCCATCCTAAGAAAGCGGCCAAGAATAGGGCATCACTGAGATTGCCAAACTGGAATACAGGAGCAGCAACTTCCTGTGCGTCATTAGTTCCTTTGAATAAAATAGCGAGAAGTGCAAAAATAGTGGTTACAGTCAAAGTCAAAATGACGATTTTCATCAGCTTGTCTAAAAGGCTGTATTTACCAAAAAATAAAACACTTGCGGCAATAAGTAGGACAATGATAGCTGCGTAATTGGTCGGTATGCTAGAACCAAAGATTTTGAGTGCTAGCGAGGCGGTTACAATGGTTACGGCTGATTGGATCAAGCACATAGTGATAATAGTCATGCCCATATAGGTGAAGAGGGCCCATTTTCCGAGGGCACGGTAACCATGAAGAATATTTTTGCCTGTGATAGCTGTGTATTGGGGACCAAATTTATAAAAGGGATATTTTATAATATGTATAAGAGGGATGAAAATTAATAGTAGAAAACCGTAAACGGCTCCAGCTTTAGTGGCCGAGACTAAATGAGATACCCCAACGGCTGCACCAGCATACATGAGTCCTGGCCCGAGGTTTTTAAGGATTTGATTGAATTTTGTGAACATTATAATTGTGCTTAAGGTTAAAGGATTAAAATTTTAATTACCATAATGAGTTGTTGTGAAAGAGAATATTCTTACTCGGAAACCGAAAAAACTCATTTATTTTAAAATGAAGAAGATATTTTTACTTATCTATAAAGAGTCATTGTCATGAAGTTCATTCTTGACACATGCTTTACAGCGCTTTCATGGCTTCGACTTGTTTGCGTATGTATTGCGCGGCATTTCTACAGGTAGACATACTGCCAGGGCCAGTGCCGATGCGAGGCGCAACTTCCATAAGGTCGGAAGCAATGATTGAAATACCTTGCTTCGGCAGTTCTTCAATTAAAGTATTGATATGATGGGGATAGAGACCATTTGGGATTGTGTGACCACAGGCAGGTGCTAAAGAGCTATCACTAGCTGATATATCATTTGAGAGGTACACCTGATTAATTCCTAGCGCTAAGAGTTTTTTACAGCAGTCCAATGCGTAGGCTTTAGGGGCACTTTGTAATGTCTCGCGACCGGTCAAGGTTTTTTGGCCATAGTTTAAATTTTTATTATCGCGTACACCTATTTGGATTACATGCTCTGGGCTAATGAAATGATTCATTAAATTGTAGAGCCAGGTACTATTGGTGATATCGATACCACAAAAATGTTTATCCGTATCACTATGAGCATCAAAATGTATGAGGCCGATTTTTTCATTAGTTTTAATTTGAACTAAACTTTTTGCCATTGCCCATGAACCACTTTGGTCCCCGCCAATCATGAGAAATTTCATGCTTGGTTTGATGAGTAAAATGTGGCGGATTAATTCGCAGCACATTTCAATTGGTGAGACGGGCATTTGTTTACGTGAATCGGGTTCCATTTCGGGGTATAAGGCTGCTTGAGAGAGGGTAATCTGTTGATCATTTAAAAGCTCATCAGATAAAAATTGAGGTATGACATTGAGGTTACCTAGATCAAAAGCAGGAGCAGAAAAGAGCGCTTTTCTTATGGCATCAGGCGCTTCTGATGCACCACGAGTCGTGGAAGACCCCGCATCTGACGGGAAGCCAAACATACATATGTCGTGATTGATGATGTCGTTTAAGTGTTCATTCCAGGACGTCTGAAGGTTTGGCATCCATGACTTGAGCATATGTGGATCGTTGTCACCTGGAGAACGAAGCAATTGTTTAATGATATCTAAAGACTTTTCCATGATGCTTCGCTCAAAATTAAAAAATAAATATAGATGTTTTTTATTGAGCTACTAGCTGAGGAGAAGCTATTAGGAAATAGTTTAAGGCTGATTTGTGTGAAATTTTTATAAAAAAGTGATTGAAGCTTTTTTAGTTTGTCAGTATTGGTTTATGTTTATGATAATTTAAAGAGTTACTACTAAGGATAGATATAATTTCAGAAGCTAGCAAAATAGAGCTTTTTGGAAAGCACCAAAAATACGGTGGGCCTATTGCTGATTTTACTGCGGGCGATTAGCTGTATGATTCTATTATCCTTAGTACATCTGCAAGTAGAGCTCTGTAGTCGTGGTTTTGTTTAAGTTTATAATAATAATTAATTTGGTTTAAAATGAATATAGATATAGAGAAGTTGAATGCAGAGATGCGTCATGCCCATCCTTCAGAAATCATAAAAAAAGCAATTGAGATTGGCGGTGACCGTCCCATGGTTTCGACTAATTTCCGTCCTTTGGAAGCAGTCGTATTGGATATGGCAACAAAAGTGAAAAATGATATATCTATTGTATGGGTTGACTCAGGCTTTATGATGCCTCAGACCTACGCATTTGCAGAGAAAACAATTCAAGAACTAAAACTCAATATCAATGTTTTTGTTCCAAAAATGACTGCGGCTCGCTTTGGTGGAGATGCAGCGATTCCAAGTGCAGAGCAAGAAGAAGAACTTGCGGCGTTCGCAGATATCTTCAAATTAGAGCCTTTTCGTAGGGCCTTAACAGAAGTGAACCCTAGCTTATGGTTTACAAGTTTGCGTCAGGAGCAGAATCAGAATCGCGCGGCTATGGATATTTTTGATATGGACTCAAGTGGCATGTTAAAGTGTAATCCAGTATTCTACTGGAGTGAATCCGATATGGAAACATATATAGAAGAACAGGCTTTGCCCGATGAGCAGCGTTACTTTGACCCCACTAAGCCTTCACTCAATCATGAGTGTGGACTTCACAAAAGCGGTTTTTTAAAGTAGTTAGTAGCTAAATAGACAATAAAAAAGCTCCGTGTATAAACGGAGCTTTTTTGTGGCCACTGAACTTTTTATTCGCCTTCTAAAATTTTATCTAAGCGAAAAATTTCACTCTGCGTTTGAGTGATTTTAATTTCAATTTCTTGACGTTGAGCCGCAATGCCTTCAAAGTTTTTACGTACAGCTAAACCTGTTGAAGTACGTTCGAGTAATTCTGTTTCAAGTTCTTTGATATAAACTTTTGTTTTGTCGACAACTTTTTGGATATATTCGCCTATATCTTTATTTACTTCGATTGTACTGGCGTCGACTTCTCGAGCTTCTTGGTCTTCAATATTCTTGTCGAGTTTTACTTTTTGATTAGAGAAGCGGATATAACGTTTCTTTTCTCGTACTAAACGACGAATTAAGAAACCTTCACGCTGCATGATTTTAGTTAAATCTTCTTTTATATCAAAATAAGTACCTTCAAGTTTGTCTGATTGTTTTTCGAGAACGCGTAAAAAAGCTCTTTGTTCTTTAAGTTGAGCTTTGGCGTCGAGTTGTTCGGGTGTATACGATTGACAAGAAAAGAGGAATACTAGCACAAAAATAGGCAATATTGACTTGAGCGACATGGGGTTAAACCTTAATATGAAATTTTATTTGGCCTACAATAGTTGATTGCTTGCTTACGTCAACTACAGAAGTCGTAGACCTTGCATACTTGCGCCATTTGCTTCACATCATGAACACGCATTATGTGCGCACCATGCTGTATTCCTACGCAAAGACTAGCAGCGGTTCCCCAGACTCTTTCTTGGGCATCTGTTTCATCAAGGATGTGGCCAATAAAAGATTTTCTCGAAGTGCCCAAGAGCATAGGGTAGCCTAGTGAATGAAAATCAGAGAGTCTTTTCATGATTTCAATATTTTGTTCAGCGGTCTTGCTAAAGCCAATGCCAGGATCTAAAACCAGCTGATTTTTATTGAGTCCTAAATCTAAGAGTTGAGTCATACTTTGATTTAATTCGTCTTTTACGTCATCAATCAAATCTTTGTATTTACACAAATTTTGCATATTATCAGGAGTACCTCGCATGTGCATCACGGCACAGCCAGCATCCAATGCTTTGGCTACATTAGCCATTTCAGGATCTAATTGAAATCCACTGACATCATTGATGATATTAGCGCCCGCCAATAAAGCTTGTTTAGCCACTTCAGCTTTTGTTGTATCAATACTGATGGCCACCGTATTCTTTGCTCTTAAGGCCTGAATCAATGGGATTGTACGTTTTAATTCTTCATTCAGGTTTACTCGTTCTGATCCGGGTCGAGTTGATTCGCCACCAATATCAATGATATCGGCGCCATCTTCTGCCATCTTTAATGAGTGCTCTAAGGCTTTTTCTAAAGAGTAGAATTGGCCGCCATCAGAGAAAGAATCAGGAGTTGAATTTAGAATCCCCATGATTAAAGTTCTCTCGCCAAGGAGGAGTTTTTTATTTCGGCAGTGCCATGTAAATGTTTTTCTTTTCATAAAATTCAATATTTTGCTCCTTAATAGGAGTATAAGCTGTGTCACCTAGGTTGTAAATAAAATCAGATTTATTAAGTTCAATCTAATTTATAAATACAAAAAACAAGGAAGATCGATGAAAAATAGTAAATCTTACTCATTGTTAGAAGAATTGGCCGCGAATCCCTATGACTTAACTCAAGCAAAAGCACTAGAAGGACGTTTTGCGTCTATGAAAGCGAGTGTTATGGGAATCGATTATGTCTATGCCTGCCAAAGAGTGAATGATGACGTCGTCGATGCACTTCAAAAATTAGCAGATGAAACAGCTGCAGTTTCACAATTTTCGCGTATGATGGGTGGCGAAAAGATGAATAAGATTGATGGTTTTGAATGCGAAGATCGTCAAGTACTCCATACGGCAATGCGCGACGTCTTTGATGACTTGCCAGAAGGCTTTCTTTCCGATACTGAAGCGGTAGCAGGTGCAAAGACTGAGATTGCCAAGTTAAAAGTTTTTTGTGATGAAATCGAAAATGGTGCAATCACCAATGCCAAGGGTGAAAAATTCAAAGAAATGATCCTCGTTGGTATCGGTGGATCTGACCTCGGACCTCGTGCCGTTTATTTGGCTTTAAAAGCTTTTGCAGTAGAAGGACGTAAAGTTCACTTTATCTCTAATGTTGATCCCGATGATGCCGCTGCGGTTCTAAAAGATGCCGATCTTGAGCGCAGCCTTGTCTGTGTCATTTCTAAGTCTGGTTCAACTTTAGAGACTTTAACCAATGAAACACTCGTGGCTTCCAACTTTGAAGCGGCAGGCTTAAATACTAAAGATCACTTTGTTTGTGTGACGGGCAAAGACAGTCCCATGGATAATCCTGCTAAGTATCTTCGTTCATTCTATATGTTTGACTATGTTGGCGGACGTTACAGTGTGACTTCCATGGTCGGTGCCGTAATGCTTTCTTTTGGTATTGGTTTTGATAACTTCATGGGCTTTCTTCGCGGAGCTCGCAAAATCGACCTCAATTCACAGGAGCGCGACGTTCGCAAAAATGTTTCTTTGTTGATGGCTCTTATTGGAATTTGGAATAGAAACCTACTCGATCACGAAACTTTAGCAGTATTACCTTATTCGCAGGCTTTAAGTCGTTTTGCGGCTCATTTACAGCAATGTGACATGGAGAGTAATGGTAAGCGCATTAACCGTCAGGGTGAAGCGGTTGATTTTGCCACGGGTCCGATTGTTTGGGGTGAGCCAGGAACAAATGGTCAGCATGCTTTCTATCAACTTATTCACCAAAGTGAAACTGTGGTACCTTGTGATTTTATTGGTTTTGCTAAATCGCAATATCAAAAAGACCTAGATGTCAAAGGTACAAGCTCACAGCAGAAACTATTAGCTAACCTAATTGCACAATCTATTGGCTTAGCCACGGGTAAGACTTCTGAAAACCCAAATCAAGTCTTCCCAGGTAATCGTCCAAATTCAATGCTTTTTGCTGAACAGCTTACGCCTGAAGTTATGGGGGCATTACTCGCGCTTTACGAAAATAAAATTGCCTTCCAGGGCTTTATTTGGAATATCAATTCCTTTGATCAAGAGGGTGTTCAATTGGGTAAAGTCTTAGCTAATGAGATCATCGATATCTTTACTGGAAAAGATGTCGAAGCGATTAATGCTAAAGAGTATTTGAAAACTTTAGGACTCTAAGATTTAAGAGTACTTATAAAGTAGAGCTTGATTGAAGCTCTGCTCGTTTTTGAGAAAGTCCTCCCTATGGAGGACTTTTTTCTTGCTGTGAGGCGATAGCCCGGCATGTAAATAGAGGGGTGATTGAGTATGAAAAGACTAAGGCTAATACGA is from Lentisphaera profundi and encodes:
- the folP gene encoding dihydropteroate synthase, which gives rise to MKRKTFTWHCRNKKLLLGERTLIMGILNSTPDSFSDGGQFYSLEKALEHSLKMAEDGADIIDIGGESTRPGSERVNLNEELKRTIPLIQALRAKNTVAISIDTTKAEVAKQALLAGANIINDVSGFQLDPEMANVAKALDAGCAVMHMRGTPDNMQNLCKYKDLIDDVKDELNQSMTQLLDLGLNKNQLVLDPGIGFSKTAEQNIEIMKRLSDFHSLGYPMLLGTSRKSFIGHILDETDAQERVWGTAASLCVGIQHGAHIMRVHDVKQMAQVCKVYDFCS
- a CDS encoding glucose-6-phosphate isomerase, yielding MKNSKSYSLLEELAANPYDLTQAKALEGRFASMKASVMGIDYVYACQRVNDDVVDALQKLADETAAVSQFSRMMGGEKMNKIDGFECEDRQVLHTAMRDVFDDLPEGFLSDTEAVAGAKTEIAKLKVFCDEIENGAITNAKGEKFKEMILVGIGGSDLGPRAVYLALKAFAVEGRKVHFISNVDPDDAAAVLKDADLERSLVCVISKSGSTLETLTNETLVASNFEAAGLNTKDHFVCVTGKDSPMDNPAKYLRSFYMFDYVGGRYSVTSMVGAVMLSFGIGFDNFMGFLRGARKIDLNSQERDVRKNVSLLMALIGIWNRNLLDHETLAVLPYSQALSRFAAHLQQCDMESNGKRINRQGEAVDFATGPIVWGEPGTNGQHAFYQLIHQSETVVPCDFIGFAKSQYQKDLDVKGTSSQQKLLANLIAQSIGLATGKTSENPNQVFPGNRPNSMLFAEQLTPEVMGALLALYENKIAFQGFIWNINSFDQEGVQLGKVLANEIIDIFTGKDVEAINAKEYLKTLGL
- a CDS encoding NRAMP family divalent metal transporter; its protein translation is MFTKFNQILKNLGPGLMYAGAAVGVSHLVSATKAGAVYGFLLLIFIPLIHIIKYPFYKFGPQYTAITGKNILHGYRALGKWALFTYMGMTIITMCLIQSAVTIVTASLALKIFGSSIPTNYAAIIVLLIAASVLFFGKYSLLDKLMKIVILTLTVTTIFALLAILFKGTNDAQEVAAPVFQFGNLSDALFLAAFLGWMPAPMDITVWHSVWAEEADRSSGKKANVKQAMFDFKIGFIGTACLAMCFLALGALVMYGSGETPSPKGTVFAGQLIELYTDSLGSWAYPVIGVAALATMISTTLTCLDAYPRTLDESVLILKNEKEGSERKVDSKNIYRLFLSITVAGTIIIFLFFMKNMGQLVTLATVVAFVSAPILALINYLVINGKTIDAENKPSKLMKTWSILSIICLFTFSIWYVWIRFVK
- a CDS encoding phosphoadenosine phosphosulfate reductase family protein gives rise to the protein MNIDIEKLNAEMRHAHPSEIIKKAIEIGGDRPMVSTNFRPLEAVVLDMATKVKNDISIVWVDSGFMMPQTYAFAEKTIQELKLNINVFVPKMTAARFGGDAAIPSAEQEEELAAFADIFKLEPFRRALTEVNPSLWFTSLRQEQNQNRAAMDIFDMDSSGMLKCNPVFYWSESDMETYIEEQALPDEQRYFDPTKPSLNHECGLHKSGFLK
- a CDS encoding arginase family protein — encoded protein: MEKSLDIIKQLLRSPGDNDPHMLKSWMPNLQTSWNEHLNDIINHDICMFGFPSDAGSSTTRGASEAPDAIRKALFSAPAFDLGNLNVIPQFLSDELLNDQQITLSQAALYPEMEPDSRKQMPVSPIEMCCELIRHILLIKPSMKFLMIGGDQSGSWAMAKSLVQIKTNEKIGLIHFDAHSDTDKHFCGIDITNSTWLYNLMNHFISPEHVIQIGVRDNKNLNYGQKTLTGRETLQSAPKAYALDCCKKLLALGINQVYLSNDISASDSSLAPACGHTIPNGLYPHHINTLIEELPKQGISIIASDLMEVAPRIGTGPGSMSTCRNAAQYIRKQVEAMKAL